In the genome of Rhizobium rhizogenes, one region contains:
- a CDS encoding lytic transglycosylase domain-containing protein, translated as MKKTVWGLMAAGLAATVWNALAGPLPEGAAPLPYVKPNAPTVPAFMPASPEITGAIPRLNRPDDTSQLKAGLDALSSRDATRAIALRNTMPNGSLDRHILTWAIAVSGQKDVASAEIATAQRELAGWPGAATLRANSEKALYREDPPASQVLAAFGSSRPETAEGTVVLAKAFASSGKGADSQRLIRQLWVSEGMDKDMEDRVLAEFPGYLTPADHKARMDYLMYRSRISQAKRFGDLGKAQSLYNAWAAVLQRSANAGALLGKVDASWRNDPTYLFARIENLRNQQKYPEAAVLLRQAPKETAKLVNPGEWWNERRIVARGLADLGDFAEAYRIVANHSATSAVDIADAEFHAGWYALRALRDPAAASRHFNTLLQTSNRPLSASRAYYWLGRAAETGGPGNARDFFTRAAAHPGTFYGQLAAARIGTKTLNVTYPSPSTGDRERFAGREAVRAIDRLEAAGYGWRADSLYRSLADQLDSPGELAILAARAEGNGNHQVSLQIGKTAFSRGIDAAALAYPLGVIPASANIAGSGKALAYAIARQESAFNPAAVSSANARGLLQLLPGTAKGVAGRHGLPYTQAMLTSDAGYNATLGAHYLGEQIDSFGGSYILTFIAYNAGPKRVPEWISRYGDPRGKPIDEVVDWIERIPFPETRNYVQRVMENYQVYKTRLGQQADIVDDLRHGRAG; from the coding sequence ATGAAAAAGACAGTCTGGGGATTGATGGCGGCGGGTCTTGCCGCAACCGTGTGGAACGCGCTGGCCGGGCCGCTGCCGGAAGGTGCGGCACCCCTTCCCTATGTCAAACCGAATGCGCCGACCGTGCCTGCCTTCATGCCGGCCTCGCCCGAAATCACCGGCGCCATTCCGCGCCTCAACCGTCCCGACGATACCAGCCAGCTGAAGGCGGGCCTCGACGCGCTTTCCAGCCGCGATGCGACGCGGGCGATCGCGCTGCGCAACACCATGCCGAACGGCAGCCTCGACCGCCATATTCTCACCTGGGCCATCGCGGTTTCCGGCCAGAAGGATGTCGCTTCCGCCGAAATCGCCACCGCCCAACGCGAGCTGGCCGGCTGGCCGGGTGCGGCGACGCTACGCGCCAATTCCGAAAAAGCGCTCTACCGCGAAGATCCGCCGGCGTCGCAGGTGCTAGCCGCCTTCGGCAGCAGCCGGCCGGAAACCGCTGAAGGCACCGTCGTGCTCGCCAAGGCGTTCGCCTCCTCCGGCAAGGGCGCGGATTCCCAGCGCCTCATTCGCCAGCTCTGGGTCAGCGAAGGCATGGACAAGGACATGGAAGACCGTGTGCTTGCCGAGTTTCCAGGCTATCTGACGCCCGCCGATCACAAGGCGCGCATGGATTATCTGATGTATCGCAGCCGCATCAGCCAGGCGAAACGTTTTGGCGATCTTGGCAAGGCGCAGTCGCTTTATAATGCCTGGGCGGCGGTGCTGCAGCGGTCCGCCAATGCCGGCGCATTGCTGGGCAAGGTCGATGCCTCCTGGCGCAATGACCCGACCTATCTCTTCGCGCGCATCGAGAACCTGCGCAACCAGCAGAAATATCCGGAAGCCGCCGTGCTTCTGCGGCAGGCACCGAAGGAAACGGCCAAGCTCGTCAACCCCGGCGAATGGTGGAACGAACGCCGTATCGTCGCCCGCGGCCTTGCCGATCTCGGCGATTTTGCCGAAGCCTATCGCATCGTCGCCAATCATTCGGCGACGTCAGCCGTCGACATTGCCGATGCGGAGTTCCATGCCGGCTGGTATGCGCTGAGAGCGCTGCGGGACCCGGCGGCAGCCTCGCGCCACTTCAACACCTTGTTGCAGACGTCGAACCGGCCGCTTTCGGCCTCTCGCGCCTATTACTGGCTTGGGCGGGCGGCGGAAACGGGCGGGCCGGGCAATGCCCGCGATTTCTTCACCAGGGCCGCTGCCCATCCCGGCACATTTTATGGCCAGCTGGCCGCCGCGCGAATCGGCACGAAGACCCTGAACGTCACCTATCCGAGCCCCAGCACCGGCGACCGTGAACGCTTCGCCGGCCGCGAAGCCGTGCGCGCCATAGACCGGCTGGAGGCGGCGGGTTACGGCTGGCGCGCCGACAGTCTTTACCGCTCGCTGGCGGACCAGCTCGACAGCCCCGGCGAACTTGCCATTCTGGCGGCGCGGGCGGAAGGCAACGGCAACCATCAGGTTTCCCTGCAGATCGGCAAGACGGCTTTCAGCCGCGGCATCGATGCGGCAGCGCTTGCCTATCCGCTCGGCGTCATTCCCGCCAGCGCCAATATTGCCGGTTCCGGCAAGGCACTTGCCTACGCCATCGCGCGGCAGGAAAGCGCCTTCAACCCGGCCGCCGTTTCCTCCGCCAATGCCCGCGGCCTGCTGCAGCTTCTGCCGGGAACCGCCAAGGGCGTGGCCGGCCGCCACGGCCTGCCCTACACGCAGGCGATGCTGACCAGCGATGCGGGCTATAACGCCACGCTCGGCGCCCATTATCTCGGCGAGCAGATCGACAGTTTCGGCGGCTCCTATATCCTCACCTTCATCGCCTATAATGCCGGGCCCAAGCGCGTGCCGGAATGGATTTCCCGTTATGGCGACCCGCGCGGCAAGCCTATCGACGAAGTGGTCGACTGGATCGAGCGCATCCCCTTCCCCGAAACGCGCAACTATGTGCAGCGGGTGATGGAGAATTATCAGGTCTACAAGACCAGGCTGGGGCAACAGGCCGATATCGTCGATGACCTGCGCCACGGGCGCGCGGGATAA
- the dapA gene encoding 4-hydroxy-tetrahydrodipicolinate synthase, whose amino-acid sequence MFKGSIPALITPFTDNGAVDEQAFAAHVEWQIAEGSNGLVPVGTTGESPTLSHDEHKRVVELCIEVAAKRVPVIAGAGSNNTDEAIELALHAQEAGADALLVVTPYYNKPTQKGLFAHFSAVAEAVKLPIVIYNIPPRSVVDMSPETMGALVKAHKNIVGVKDATGKLDRVSEQRISCGKDFIQLSGEDGTALGFNAHGGVGCISVTANVAPRLCSEFQAAMLAGDYAKALDYQDRLMPLHKAIFMEPGVCGTKYALSKTRGGNRRVRSPLMSTLEPATEAAIDAALKHAGLMN is encoded by the coding sequence ATGTTCAAGGGATCAATTCCCGCCCTCATTACCCCGTTCACGGACAATGGCGCCGTGGACGAACAGGCCTTTGCCGCCCATGTGGAATGGCAGATCGCCGAAGGCAGCAACGGCCTCGTGCCCGTGGGTACGACGGGGGAATCCCCGACGCTCTCCCACGACGAGCACAAACGGGTCGTTGAACTGTGCATCGAGGTTGCGGCGAAACGGGTTCCGGTCATTGCGGGCGCAGGCTCCAACAATACCGATGAGGCGATCGAGCTTGCTCTGCACGCGCAGGAAGCCGGCGCGGATGCGCTCTTGGTTGTCACCCCCTATTACAACAAGCCGACGCAGAAGGGCCTGTTCGCCCATTTCTCCGCTGTCGCCGAAGCGGTGAAACTGCCGATCGTCATCTACAACATCCCGCCGCGCTCGGTGGTGGATATGTCGCCTGAAACCATGGGTGCGCTGGTCAAGGCGCATAAGAACATCGTCGGCGTCAAGGATGCCACCGGCAAGCTCGACCGCGTCTCCGAACAGCGCATTTCCTGTGGCAAGGACTTCATCCAGCTCTCGGGTGAGGATGGCACGGCACTCGGCTTCAACGCCCATGGCGGCGTCGGCTGCATCTCGGTCACCGCCAATGTCGCGCCGCGCCTCTGTTCGGAATTCCAGGCCGCGATGCTTGCCGGCGATTACGCCAAGGCGCTGGACTATCAGGATCGCCTGATGCCGCTGCACAAGGCGATCTTCATGGAGCCCGGCGTCTGCGGCACGAAATACGCGCTGTCGAAGACACGCGGCGGCAATCGCCGGGTCCGCTCGCCCTTGATGAGCACGCTGGAACCGGCAACGGAAGCAGCCATCGATGCGGCGCTGAAGCACGCCGGCCTGATGAACTGA
- the smpB gene encoding SsrA-binding protein SmpB, with the protein MAPKGSQRVVNKIVAENRKARFNYEIIDTYEAGLVLTGTEVKSLREGKANIAESYASDEGDEIWLINSHLPEYLQANRFNHEPRRRRKLLLSKREISRLRAGINRDGMTLVPLKVYFNEKGRAKLELALAKGKKLHDKRETEKERDWNRQKSRLLKGNNA; encoded by the coding sequence ATGGCCCCCAAAGGCAGCCAGCGCGTGGTGAACAAGATCGTTGCGGAAAACCGCAAGGCTCGCTTCAACTACGAAATCATCGACACCTATGAGGCGGGACTCGTGCTGACCGGCACCGAGGTCAAGTCGCTGCGCGAAGGCAAGGCGAATATCGCCGAATCCTACGCCTCGGACGAGGGCGATGAAATCTGGCTGATCAATTCCCATCTGCCGGAATATCTGCAGGCCAACCGGTTCAACCACGAGCCGCGCCGCCGCCGCAAGCTGCTTTTGAGCAAGCGCGAAATCAGCCGCCTGCGGGCAGGTATCAACCGCGATGGCATGACGCTGGTGCCGCTGAAGGTCTATTTCAACGAAAAGGGCCGCGCGAAGCTGGAACTGGCGCTCGCCAAGGGCAAGAAGCTGCACGACAAGCGCGAGACCGAGAAGGAACGCGACTGGAACCGGCAGAAGTCGCGGTTGTTGAAGGGCAACAACGCCTGA
- a CDS encoding methyl-accepting chemotaxis protein, which translates to MHGQAKTNQQLDERLNFLGLGHEQRQNLSDMKGVITGSLDASLDRFYAKVRSVPETAKFFANDAHVQHAKSMQLKHWARIASGTFTEDYTDAVTTIGRTHARLGLEPRWYIGGYALMLDGIVKALIESELKGLFMEKKARKVKDALSATIKAALLDMDYSISVYLDVLAAERQKVEAEQAQMKKEQEHVLALLNSALDRLANGDLTSSIGEKTAPQFEGLVANFNAAVGNLSGAFSQIVEEANKISGNTRELTSATDDMARRTEQQAAALEETAAAVEEITTISKLSAQRSEEAKAIVESSAVEAARSRDVVTEAVKAMGAIEDSSQKITQIISVIDEISFQTNLLALNAGVEAARAGEAGKGFAVVAQEVRELAQRSATAAKEIKTLIAKSSEDVMQGVSLVNKTGESLNTIGNKVDHIQEHIASLTKAAQEQSVGIQEISAAINSMDNLTQKNAAMVEETNAATHSLSDVSANLAALVSRFSVSTTKAHVERTYRAA; encoded by the coding sequence ATGCACGGCCAAGCGAAAACCAATCAACAACTTGACGAAAGACTGAATTTTCTGGGGCTTGGCCACGAGCAGCGGCAAAATCTCTCAGACATGAAGGGTGTCATTACCGGCTCGCTGGATGCGTCTCTCGACCGTTTTTATGCGAAGGTTCGTTCGGTGCCGGAGACGGCGAAGTTCTTCGCCAACGATGCGCATGTCCAGCACGCCAAAAGCATGCAGCTCAAACACTGGGCAAGGATCGCCTCCGGGACGTTCACCGAGGATTATACCGACGCCGTGACCACCATCGGCCGCACCCATGCAAGGCTGGGGCTGGAGCCGCGATGGTATATTGGCGGTTACGCCCTGATGCTCGACGGTATCGTCAAGGCCCTGATCGAGTCCGAATTGAAGGGCCTTTTCATGGAAAAGAAGGCCCGAAAGGTGAAGGACGCCTTGTCCGCCACCATCAAGGCCGCCCTCCTCGACATGGATTATTCGATTTCCGTCTATCTCGACGTGCTGGCCGCCGAGCGGCAAAAGGTGGAGGCCGAACAGGCGCAGATGAAGAAGGAGCAGGAGCATGTTCTCGCCCTGCTCAACAGCGCCCTCGACAGGCTGGCGAATGGTGATCTCACCTCCAGCATCGGCGAAAAGACCGCACCGCAATTCGAAGGACTCGTCGCCAATTTCAACGCCGCTGTCGGCAATCTCTCCGGCGCATTTTCTCAGATCGTCGAAGAGGCGAACAAGATTTCCGGCAATACGCGCGAACTGACCTCGGCAACCGATGACATGGCGCGCCGCACCGAACAGCAGGCCGCCGCCCTTGAGGAAACCGCCGCCGCCGTCGAGGAAATCACCACCATTTCCAAATTGTCGGCGCAGCGCTCCGAGGAGGCCAAGGCCATCGTCGAAAGCTCGGCCGTTGAAGCCGCGCGCTCGCGCGATGTGGTGACGGAAGCGGTGAAAGCAATGGGGGCTATTGAGGACTCATCGCAGAAGATAACCCAGATCATCTCCGTCATCGACGAGATTTCGTTCCAGACCAACCTCTTGGCACTGAATGCCGGCGTGGAGGCCGCCCGCGCCGGTGAGGCCGGCAAGGGTTTTGCCGTCGTTGCCCAGGAGGTGCGGGAACTCGCGCAGCGCTCCGCCACCGCGGCCAAGGAAATCAAGACGCTGATCGCCAAATCTTCCGAGGATGTGATGCAGGGTGTCTCGCTGGTCAACAAGACCGGCGAATCCCTGAATACGATCGGCAACAAGGTGGATCACATCCAGGAACATATCGCCTCGCTGACCAAGGCGGCGCAGGAGCAATCGGTCGGCATTCAGGAAATCAGCGCCGCGATCAACAGCATGGACAACCTGACCCAGAAGAATGCGGCGATGGTGGAAGAAACCAATGCGGCCACGCATAGTCTGAGCGATGTCAGCGCCAATCTGGCCGCACTTGTCAGCCGGTTCAGCGTTTCGACGACGAAGGCGCATGTGGAGCGGACGTATCGGGCCGCTTGA
- a CDS encoding NYN domain-containing protein, which produces MFDPREKIALFIDGANLYAASKSLGFDIDYRKLLKAFQKRGYLLRAYYYTALIEDQEYSSIRPLIDWLDYNGYKVVTKPAKEFTDALGRRKIKGNMDIELAVDAMEQSETVDHLVLFSGDGDFTTLVDALQRKGRKVSVVSTMATQPAMIADDLRRQADHFIDLMTLKAEIGRDPNERPARHAESPETI; this is translated from the coding sequence ATGTTCGATCCACGGGAGAAAATTGCGCTCTTCATAGACGGAGCCAATCTTTATGCAGCATCGAAAAGCCTGGGATTCGATATCGACTACCGCAAGCTCCTGAAGGCGTTTCAAAAGCGTGGATACCTGCTGCGCGCCTATTATTACACCGCATTGATCGAGGATCAGGAATATTCCTCGATCCGCCCGCTGATCGACTGGCTGGATTATAACGGCTACAAGGTCGTGACGAAGCCGGCGAAGGAATTCACCGACGCGCTCGGCCGCCGCAAGATCAAGGGCAACATGGATATCGAACTCGCGGTCGATGCCATGGAACAGTCCGAGACGGTCGATCATCTGGTGCTGTTCTCCGGCGACGGCGACTTCACCACGCTGGTGGACGCGCTGCAGCGCAAGGGCCGCAAGGTTTCCGTGGTCTCCACCATGGCCACCCAGCCCGCCATGATCGCCGACGATCTGCGCCGGCAGGCCGATCACTTCATCGATCTGATGACGCTGAAGGCCGAGATCGGGCGCGACCCGAACGAGCGCCCTGCCCGCCACGCCGAAAGCCCCGAGACGATCTGA
- the rpoZ gene encoding DNA-directed RNA polymerase subunit omega, producing the protein MARVTVEDCIDKVDNRFELVLLASHRARQISQGSSITVDRDNDKNPVVALREIADETLSPDDLKEDLIHSLQKHVEVDEPEPDPVTLAASAIADGEEDDQPETVTFDQMSEEELLAGIEGLVPPEKNDDY; encoded by the coding sequence ATGGCCCGCGTCACAGTTGAAGATTGCATTGATAAAGTAGACAACCGTTTCGAGCTGGTTCTTCTCGCCAGCCATCGTGCGCGCCAGATTTCTCAAGGGTCCTCCATCACGGTTGACCGCGACAACGACAAGAACCCGGTCGTGGCGCTGCGCGAAATCGCCGACGAGACGCTGTCTCCCGACGATCTGAAGGAAGACCTCATCCACTCGCTGCAGAAGCACGTGGAAGTGGACGAGCCCGAGCCCGATCCGGTCACGCTTGCCGCCTCCGCCATTGCCGATGGCGAAGAGGACGACCAGCCGGAAACCGTTACTTTCGACCAGATGTCGGAAGAAGAACTGCTGGCCGGTATCGAAGGCCTTGTGCCGCCGGAAAAAAATGACGATTATTGA